The following coding sequences are from one Gordonia westfalica window:
- a CDS encoding HNH endonuclease, which yields MPGNAEGTQEVRSNRLHHPHSRPHLLPKTPNHLAPIQGRNVPHRLQTACFRRDQYTCQRCGHHGNPGDGTLHADHTRNRAAGGPNHLDNLETLCTECHKPKTQREAKAGKGL from the coding sequence ATGCCGGGTAATGCCGAGGGCACCCAAGAAGTGCGGTCGAACAGACTGCACCACCCGCACAGTCGGCCACACCTACTGCCCAAAACACCGAACCACCTGGCCCCAATCCAAGGGCGCAACGTCCCCCACAGGCTCCAAACAGCCTGCTTCCGCCGTGACCAGTACACCTGCCAACGCTGCGGCCACCACGGCAACCCCGGAGACGGCACTCTCCACGCCGACCACACCCGCAACCGAGCAGCAGGTGGCCCCAACCATCTCGACAACCTCGAAACTCTGTGCACCGAGTGCCACAAGCCCAAGACCCAACGCGAGGCCAAGGCCGGAAAAGGCCTCTGA